The genome window TATATAAAAGAAGTCTCCATAAAGAGTGATAACAATAATCCGtttaaactttataaaaaatccatttatatataaattgttcAAGCAAAAACAGTTTCATTCATTATAGTGTGCCCTTAAGATGAATAATTTGCAATCTTCAAAGTGAAGTGAGCACATCATCACCATAGCTGTTTGAATTTTGACACCTAAAGCGTGATTCATACGtaagtattaataaaataaaacttgggtgactatttttttgatatcaataaaactttattacttatcaaaaaaatgagTATTAAGAAGATAAACTAACAATGTGATGCGTCAGCCTCAAATATATGATGGTTCTTAACAAGTGATGCTCCCATCTTCTAGTAACTCCCAAGTGATTTTTGAAGGCTTTGTGTTTAGAGATATAGCTTCACTTAAGTTTTATTTAGATGCAACTTAAATAGCAATGATATGAACTAAACAATATCTCTTCTGGTAGCTTTGATTCTAAAGTAAGATTAATTACGATCATGTTTTACTAGTTTAACTCAAAAAGTAAACTATACCTTATTCCACTATGTTTTCAGAATAAAATAACTGGCATATATAATTTGATGTCATAATAGGTTGTGAGATTCCGTTTGCATTGTCAGTTCATTGTTGTGTAATCAAATAACATTGTTGTAGTTTTGATTCTAAGTTGTATCGAGTCCAATTATCTTATATGGACACTTCAAAAGTGTGAAGTACTTGGCATTCATGATTTAATATGAATAACAGGTGTCTGAttagagtttctaacaaaaaggGCAGAGATTCTCCTTGTACCGTAGAGTTTCCTAAAATATACTTCTTTATAATGTTCTCATGTTTGATAAATAGTTATGTAATTATGAATGCCCTTTGAGTCATAATTTTTAAGATTTGAGCAAATCCATAACCTAGTTCAATCAAACACCTGATATGTGGACTCAATTCTATGGCACTTATGACCCAACAGAACTTTGACCCCAAGCAATCTTTAAATCCATAAAATTAAGCCCTTGTTTATTTATCCTTTATATGCTGTTCAGTCTGCTATTTTTCACCACTGTTTGTGTTGTGCAGTGGTGCCTTTACTGTGGCACTTTGATATTTGTGCAGTGGTGCCTTTACTGTGGCACTTTGATATTTGCTTTTATCTACTTCATCCTTTACTGTGGCACTTTGATATTTGCTTTTATCTACTTCATCATTCTATAGTGGATTTTCCTTGCTTTGACAACCAATCCTATGGTTGAAAAGCAAGCCAAGTCAAATTGAGTTGAGGGCTACTAAGGCTCATCTAAGTGAATTTGAGTTGTCGATTCAGGTTCGTATTTATAATGAGTTTTGAATAGCTTGATCAGTTTGCCTTGCAAGCATTATTGAACATTTGATACTGGCTTTGTGCATGCGCTTGTTCTACtccaaattaatattatatacatatgtatgcatgtgtgcatgtagagagagagagagagagagagagagagagagagagagagagaggatataCTCAAGTAGATTCATTAACGTGTGTGCCCAAGTCTTAGACCTGAAGTCAAATACTTTCCTTTTCTGTACTCTTTAAAGTGATTCTAAGTAGcaaaaatgttttataataaGTAAACAGTGGAAATATTCTGGTAGCTAGCTATCAATGAGTgcctaaattttttgttttaactaAGCTGAGTTGAATGATGTTTAAACTCATTCAAAAGATGATGATCTAAAATGTGATCCAATATTGGCCCATTTAATGGTGATTAAGATTGAGCAAGCCTTAAAACcttatttacttatcaaaaaagaaagaaagaaagattggGCAAGCCTCAAGACAAGCTGATTATGAGCTGAACTAAGCAGCTTAGATAGATTCACATACTAGCCACTCCCTTTGGATACTCCATCTACAACTCTCCACCACTTACCTAAGAAAACCAGGATTCTGAAATCAAGATGTTTGGTTGTAGCTTGACATATTTAACCAAAAGAAGTGAGGGAAAGGCGGGGTGAGTTGTACAATGTACTAGTCATATCTAACGAGGTTCAATTGCattcactatttttttacaCTTCATTCTTGTATgattataccattttttttaataagtatatAATTATACCATGTATTTCCATggttattctttaattggtcTGCAAAACTTGTTCATTGAAATAATTGGTTCAAATTaataactgaaaataaatacaacCCAAAAAGTTTGAGTAAAACTTGAAGTAGATAAATGTGgtctatttatatttatatatattgttgatgatACTTCAGtatctttttgagattttatgcAGTTTTAGTTTCTCATTAATTAACTTTGTAGACATCTTGTGCATATAATCATGATATATGATCAAGATTTTGGTCCATGACTAGGAAATGTATTGCATGCCATATTAGTGCTTAGTCGCTTACATACATGTATAAAATTGAATCTGACTTTTTATGCATCTATTAATGTTTCATTCTCATTAGTAGCCAAGTGTTGTTGAATGCACGGAATAGTTATTGACAAATAACATTTAAGAGTTTGTTGGCCATGCATTGAAATCTTAATTTGGAGAAGAAATGTAGTTGGATAGATCTATCTGGCATACTTTAacatggtgatgatgatgagaaaTCTCATCTCATAGGAAACAATATGGGTTGAATGTGTCTATGAGGTCAATGAATTTTAAATGATTTCCTAAGAGTTGTCAGATCAAGTTTACTTGTTTCCTTATTTTATGCCAAAATAGCACTCTTGTTTGCCTATACTTAAAAGCCTTGATGCATGTTGTCAATGCATTTCATGATTTGACGAAGATGATTGTACTATTCAAGTTCAACAAACTTTGCATATCAGTAAATTTTGCGAATACTCTTGAAATGGAATTTAGGCGGCCCATAGTTTTTGAATAGGCTAAAGCCTTGAAAGGCAAGTTTATTAAGTGCCGTGCAAAAAGGGTGGGTTGTCCGTAAAATTCGGTTGTGCATTATGTAGGTAATCATGTGAAGATTTTATGCTTTGAGATTTTGAGTTATTACTTAGCTTATTTGGAAAGATTCTTGGTGAAGTTTATGAGCAATCTCATGATTATAAAACGAAGCAAGGGGCTGGCAATATTCAACACCAACTCCTGCCATTATCTTCTATATTGCTGGGTTAGGCGAGTATCTCGTGGAAATTCTAGGGTCTCTCAGTACgtctaagttttggataaatCAAGCGATGATGGTAATATTTCTAGTAGATTTAGCCtattttgaagaattttttagcttttgatGTAGCATAACTGCATAAATCAGAAAAGTTTAGTTTCATCATCAATATCTCTTTGGAATAACTCTATTAAAGGCTGACCAGTTTTCTACTGATTTAACTAGAATAATTTTGCATCCTAAACTCTGTATATGGCTGATATGTTTTTCCATTCTTATTTTCTGTACTTTAATTCTGTCTTTGCTAGAATTATGTGGTTGAATGATTAAATCCACCATctcctaatagcttaagcttttgcGGGAATTATCAGAGCAGGAGGTCCTAAATTCGGTCCTTGTCTCCTCCACTCTATCTCCCATTTAAAATCTTGTGTGTTGGGCCTCACCTATTTAAAAGGGAGTTTGAGCCCACACGTGAGGGGGAGCGTTAGAattatgtggttaaatgattaaatccaCCATctcctaatagcttaagcttttgggagaaTCGGTAATTTAGATTGTTTAAAGATTTTACAGTCTCAATTGATCTTTCTAAGCTGTTGTTATTGGCAGTCTTTTCAGCACAAAGGCTTTTGGATGCCCAGTAATGCTGGGTGTCTAACGAATGGAGAGATGGGTTATGATAATTCATCTAGAATTGAACAGAAGCGTGGTCATCAGTGGTTTATGGATGCCACCGGACCAGATCTATTCCAAAACAAGAAGCAAGCAGTAGATGCTGTAATTGGAAGACCAGAGTCTGGAGGTCCACATATGGCTGTTTTTCCATGGGATAACGCATCTGGCTTCCAGTCTGTTACAGGGCAATTCAATGACCGCCTCTTTGGATCTGAGCCTTTACGGACTATCAATCTGGTTGATAGGAATATTTCTTCTGTTGATAGTGGAAACATGGATATAGGAATAAAAGGTTTTGAGAATCAGTATGGAAAAGATCCTTCAGTGGGTTTATCTATGTCACATACCATTGAAGATCCCTCATCGTGTATGGGCTTTGGTGGAATTAGAAAAGTTAGAGTCAATGAAGTTAGGGACTCTGACAATTGCATCTCTGAATCCATGGGACACTCCTACAGTAGGGCTGATAACGGTTCAATTTCTATGGGTGACACCTATAATAAGAACGATGAAAATGCCATATCGTTGGGCCCGAAGTACAATACTGGGGATGAGAATACCATCTCAATGGGCCCCACCTTCAGTAAGGTAGATAACAATTTCATTTCAATTGGCTTCAATAAGGGAAATAGCAGTTTCATAACAATGGGTCACAACTATAGCAAGACAGATGATGGTATATTATCGATGGGTCAGCCCTTCGACAAGGGGGATGGCAATTTTATATCCATGGGTCAGTCATATGAAAAAGGAGATAGCAGTGTCATATCATTGGGTACCTCCTATAACAAGGGGCATGAGAATTTTATTACAATGGCCCCAACATATAGTAAGGCAAATGAGAGTTTTATGTCAATTTCTCCTTCTTATGATAAGAGAAATGATCATATCATATCGATGGGTCCAACCTATGACAAGGCTGATGCCAACATTGTATCAATGGGTCCTTCCTATGACAAAGGAGATTCCAGCGCTTTATCTATGGGTCACAACTATAACAAAGGTGAGGGCAATACCATATCTTTTGGAGGTCTTCGTGATGAGACAAACCCCTCTGGTGGGATCATCAGtacttatgatttattgatgAGTACTCAGAACCCAGCTCAAGCTTCTCATAACCCAGATCAAGCTTCCCAGAACCAAGCTCAAGCTTCTCAGAACCCAGCTCAAGCTTCTGATGTATCAGGCCAGAAGGATCCGGTCGAGTCCAATGCTGATCCAGTTGTAAATGAAGCTCCAAAAGCTAATTCTAAACCCGATGCCAACTGCAGGAATAAGGAGCCAAAGACAACCAAGAAGGTTCCTCCTAACAACTTCCCTTCAAATGTCAAAAGTTTGTTATCAACTGGTATGTTTGATGGAGTCCCTGTGAAGTATGTTTCCTGGTCACGTGAGGTATGCTAATTCTTCTAGGTTGCTTGTCTTTATCTGGAAAGCTGATTTAATTTTCCGGAGCTTTTAGCTGTAATAATTTGACATGTACTTAATCATACGTTTGGCAGAAAAATCTTAAAGGAGTTATAAAGGGAACTGGGTATTTGTGTTCCTGTGACGACTGTGACAAATCCAAGGTAAACATCTTATGTTACTTTTCAGATTCTTTAGGTAAGTCAACTAATGAATTTTCAATCTAAATCAAATGAGTGAGCTTGTATTTTGGATTGCATCATGCAGGCTCTTAATGCTTATGAGTTTGAGCGTCATGCTAATTGCAAGACCAAACACCCAAATAATCACATTTACTTTGAGAATGGAAAGACCATCTATGCTGTTGTTCAAGAGCTGAAGAACACCCCTCAGGAGATGCTGTTTGATGCAATTCAAAATGTGACAGGTTCTCCAATAAATCAGAAGAATTTCCGGATCTGGAAAGgtaatgaggaatttttcactCAAGTGACTGGTCTAGCACAAACATGAAAGATATTCTCTTTATAATTGTCTCTACTTAACTAAGTgcagtaaattattttttattctgtCATATGATTTGTCTGTCTTCTTTCCCTTTTCTCAGCATCATATCAAGCTGCCACCCGTGAACTTCAGCGCATCTATGGAAAGGATGAAGTTACCTTGCCATCTTGAGATGGAAACCGTTCCTTTCTAACGATTTTGAGGATGGTGAATGTGTGATCTGTGCATAGCAGCATACAACCTACAGAAAGTATAGACTCAATTTGAGATTTAATAGTTTTGGCTTATGGATGTTtaaatattttgggttttatacATTTCCTAAAATAAGGTCTTAATTTAATATTGAATTTTGGACGTGGATTATCTGTTAAATCTGGATTTAgcattttcttatttgtgtGATTGGAGCACTAGAGGTGCCTTTTTACTGTGTTGGTCATGGTGGTGATATGAATTCGTCTTTGAGCAATGGGGAGTTCAAATGCTTGGTCAGAGTCATACTTTTTGGCCCTTTGGTGAGTGAGAGTCCTTTCTATTTAATATAACCAGATGTaatgaaataacaaaaaatcaGAGGCATTTAATGGATAATTGAAGGGTGAAATTAAATGGAGTATGTATGTTTTTGAAATATGCCCTGAGAAATTCTTGGACAAATCATCAGGCATTCTGCTTCTTGAAGATTGCAAGCAATTCTGATTGGATATTATTACAATAGACTGGGAACAGAGCAGTTCCCATGTGGCCAATATATTCTATGCAAATGAGTTGGGCTGCCTGTGACTTTTTATGTTAGGGCCCCGATTCGAGTAGTGTTGCTTCTTTTTGCAGCTTGCAATAGTGCAGCCAAGTCCATTTCAGGCTCGGTATTGTTAGTCTTGTCTGGTTTATGGTCAGTTACTCCTTTAAGTTTTTAGGCTCCAGGATTGTGCAGGAATGGGGCAAAGGCGTAGATCTGGGCCTGACAATGCAAGACAGTTGCGTGTCTGATTTTTAGTCACTGTTGGTCAGTGGGTTTCTTTGTTATAAAgaatccttttatttttttttatcttccaGTTGCCAGAGTTAAGAAGGCATTTGATCCTAAGTGAACTTGTTAGTTGCATCAGCATTCTAGTTCTAGGTTACATTCTGGGTTACATCTCTGTCTGACCCTCGGTCAAAACAATAAACATGGATCCTAGTAGTAAGAGCAAGAGAAAGTATTTGGTGCCTGAGGTGAATCTTTATTTTATGAAACCGTGATATGTAGCACCTCTCATGTGGGGGTGGACTTTACCACCCAGCTCATATGAGAGGAGAGTTGCAAATCACAATTTCATACAATATCACCTGCTTCAAAGAACTAGTTgcatttaatattattatgcTCATGTTTGTCACTAGGGCATGGAGGCTTTGGCCTGTGGTAtgacaataattattttatgtattagATATACGCATCTTCCTTCTCATAGTGTGTGCATCTCACAATCGTGTAGAATCCACATGTTTTGAGAGATCCACGCATTGTGAGAGGAATGATGCATATATTTGATACCTGAAATACTTTATCCTAATATGGAGGTAGTATGGGATGTATTCAATAGTAAAGGGTTTTGATTGTTTCATATCCAACACTATTCACATAATGTCTACATTCTTTCATATCAAATGTAAAATGTGGACATTTGATATAAAGGTGTGCATATTGTGGAGAAATATTTCACTTATGggagtgtgaaacaaaaattagCCCAACAGTAAAAGCTTCCACATTTTAGGGTGGGTATCCAGGATCCTTGATTGCTTTCTGACAACTTATTATTGGGTATATCTCTTATATGCAACaatgagaagcaaaaaaattgtggaataaCACCACGTCGTTGTGCAAGCCTGGGAAAAACTTCTCCTAGGTAAACCCCCGATGAAAAACTTCTCATGGCCAATGGTGCTTTATAATTGCATCAACATATTGTCCAAAATTCTTAGGATATTATAGATGTGATAGCCGCTCCAACATGCACTCAATGAGAGCTCTAGAACTCTCAGAATTTCAGTTATACTAGGAACTTGTTACATACTACGAATCAAATTCTAAGCAATTTAGACCTTTTTGGGTTCCTTCAAACAGATTCATCCGCAGTTACTAGGCTGGTGACGATGTGATGTTGATGCCAACATGATTTAAATTACCCATACTCTCAGTAAGTATAGCCATTTGCTGTTCGTTTGGTGCTTCTGTATCACTATGGACAAGGGGGACTGAACCCCAGAACTAGACCACAGCAAGGGGGTCAGACAGATCCTATAGGTTACAATGAAAAAAGTTGTACCAGTTAATTAAGAATTTCTTACCCCATAAACACTGGCTAGTAATTTGTAATCCCAGTGAATGGACCACACTGCAACATTGCCCTTTTCAAATGCCAAGGCCACTATGGTGCCTTCAACCATGCCCGAAATGCAAATCAAAGTTGTAAGTGAGAGCTTGGCAGGATACGATTTCAGCGTTAATGCCTAGAAGCAATGTAAGTAGACacaccaaatttaaaaaaaaaattaaatattttttttttgctaacgTTAAGTGTCCAAGACTATTAGAAGATCTGATAGtccttcaagaaaaaaaagaaaaaaagaaaaccatattTGCTAGAAGTTGATTAGTGTATGGAGATAAGGTAAAACTTGGGAGTGTGAAATAACATTGAATTCAGAATACCAACTTGAAGAATGACGAAGCAAGACCAGAAGAAGCTATGATTATCAAAGCACCCTTTATGAGATCTTGCTTATGTGCAGCACTAGCAGATTGATCATGAGGGTTTCTTCCTTCTGTCCATAGCAGATTTAGACTGGGTCCTTTAATTAGAGTCATTAAAAATGCTCCCCCAACCCCCACTATGGCTCTCAATATCTTTGCCTGGTTATGCAGTCTCCTAACATTGACCATCTCAAGCCTACAAACAAAAGTACCCTTCACAAAGTTACATCTCTATCACTAAAATTTCTCACTTCTTTGGCTTATATATACAGTGACAGACATGCATTTGCTGAGTGAAAGCTTACCTAAATACCCAAGCCATGAAAAATGCAAAGGCAGGAAGGATATTGCACATGGCAGATGTGAAAGAGGTATCTGTGTACTTCATCCCAAGATAGAATAGGTTCTGGTCAAGCACGGGGCtgtatagaaaataaaaaacaaaaaatctagaGCTTAATacaaatccttaaaaaaatagagTCACTTAAGATAGATGTTCTAGCTAATCTCAATTGTCTAGATTCTCACTCAAACAAACCTAGCAACATTGCCTTGACTATTATAGAGAAGGTCATCTTTGGCCTTGATTTCCTGTTGGGTATCAACTAACATGTCAGTATAATTAGCTTCTTCATCTTTTGTAAACCATGGAAGATATATAAGAAATGCAAAGAATTCAAAAAAGAGGGGGAAACCTATCTAGAACAATAGCTAAAGGAGCAATAACAGCAGTCACAACGGACATTCTGTAGGCAACTAGTACATAATGACTCATCCCCTGGTTCAAAGCAAACTTGACGATAATGGATAACCCTGCATAGCCAAACTGCAAAAGAATCACAGCCAAAAGTAGCTTCACCTGACAAAATAAGCGAGTCAAGGACTCCATACACATTATTTTCGTCTCTCAGCTTGAAAAGCTTGCAAGCATATATAATAGGGGGTGCAATGGCTTATGTATCTATACCTTTATATGTAGAAACTCAGCTTGCTCTAGCTTGAGTTTTTGCCACGTGGCTTGCTTATTGGAAAGGGTCATTGGAGTCAATAGCCTTCAGTTCAAATGACATATCTTAGTGTTTCCAATGAAAGTATTCAAGTTCGAATCTCCCTTCCActtaaaatgtataaaaaaatgagGATTGGAATGCTTTGTTTTAGAGTTCTAGGTCGgcatttcataaaaaatttatttattttttgacaatatatatatttagcacTTTAGTTTTGAAGACATGAATATATTCTACATATTTGCTATTCAATTTATCATTTAGTTTTacaaatatcaaaacaaaataatttttttttaacctagcATATTCAAAGTGaaccttttctatttttaaaccTACAATGTGTGTACGTCACAATTAGAGTACATAGGAGATGCTAGTTAAATCCAATACTGGTAAGTGAATCGGGTAatgcaccaaaaaaaacaaaaaattgtattatttctgtttcactttttctaaatatgtaatttgatAATTGTGGTTGGTAATTAATTCTCcttattatgattatatatgtttgtatatggaacaatctattttataaattaaagaaatacaTTGTGACAAGAACCTAAGAATCTAATAGAGGGTGTGAATATAAGAggttttataagaaattgacataaacttttaattcatttaaaaatataagtcaaaataattccatggacaaatatttgtttttaaaagcttatgtggcaaaaaaagaaaagaaaaaaagaagcttatGTGACATTATTAGAAGAAGtcaacaaaaattcaatttcattttgaattatatACTAACTCCTGCAATGTGCATCAAAGttcaataaaatgaaataaattttttttgttttattttgttttgttaatatgaaattcaacaaaaagtcaTATGGGTATATGGGTAtttatatgattgtgtttatATAAGAAACTATTTGATGTACCATTCAAAGAAaggttaaattacaaattaccctCTAACTTTGGCCAGAATTAAATTAAGTCCTTTAACTTATGATTTATTCATTTAAGTCctataacttttatttttatccaatgaagtcattctttttatttccgTCATGTTGTGTtattaggttttttaaaaataacaccgttttggtatttttgaggtttttagattaaaaacatctaaaaacaaattaataaaaaatatttttggaaaaaaaatgaaaagatcaaatttttaatctctccctctccctagctcctttttgatcttttgataTTTCTCTCTACCTCTCTCTTCCAATAAAATCAGGTCAAGTCAGCTTCGAATGGTGTTGTACAATGCCAGGTGTGAGATCCATTTGAAGGACCCAGGTTAGGGCAATCTCTTTGTGGTGTACGTGCTTCATCCTTTTAAGTTAGCCATGCAAGGCGTCCATGCATGGAGATGGTGCTAACCCTACAACCTAAGAAGAATCCTTATAATTTAGCCTTAAAGAAATGAAACATAATTCTAATGGAGATTATGAATATACGAGGTTTTATGGGgaataattattgaatttaaacttagttaaaaaaaaaaaaaattatgagtaatgttataggcacaaactatattacaatatttatacaaaatgttgatgtggccatTCATaacttattggttttcatccagactcaccattaatatcactttttcatttattaataattactcaccacatcagtggtttgtaaaattttttgtaaaataatttgtatctctagcattattcttaaaTTATAacatagaaaattttgttttcaaaagcTTATGTGGCAATTGTTGTATATATTAGCATATCCGATACAGGTTGTAATATGTGGGAGTAATCTTATTGTGAATGTAAAAGAGTAAGagaaaaattaagttaaaaaaataaaataaagttttagtGACCTGCTTGAGCAAGCCCACAGTGCAAGCAATAGAATAGAGTAATCGGCAAACAAAGTGAATTAcatggaaaacaaaaaagttatattGGCACTTTAGCCAATACTGCTCGAGTGAGAGTTAGTCGAGCGAGGATGAGCAATATGCAAACAAGGATGGACAGGGATGAGTGAGGTCAGGCAGATGCTTGCCTGATATCTGCTCGAGAGACAGGGATCACGGAGCTAAGATTTCGAAtgagggggggaggggggggggggcgcgaGATACACTCAAACCCAAAGACAACCTTCATATTGTAGCTCTAGATTAACCCAAAGATAACCATGTTTTTTTATCCAAGCAActtataaaagaatatatatatatatatatatatgtgtgtgtgtgtgtgtgtgtgtgtgtgtgtgtgtttttttttactccaaGCTTCTTTGGGGAAGTTCATCAAACATTTAAGCCGCAATTATCCTATACTAATGCTTTAAGATAAATTTCATAAATCATTTAAAACCTAGATAGAAACCcacaaaaacaatcaaaatttatttaaaatttgaataaagaagatgTATTTTTTGTGAAAGCATGGAAGTATTGAACAAAAATGGagcataaatatttaaaaacaagctttatatattatatattttactttttctcatTGGGCcgggggggccattgccccccttGGTCCAAGCATAGTTCTCTCTATCGAGAGAGGTTATAAAGCTTGCTTGAGCAATGTAAATCATGCTCAAGCAAGACAATTATAGAAAGTACAAAATCTACAAaagtttgccaaaaaaaaaaaaaaaggagagggatgagacattttttttttggtctctaatgGCTAGTATTAGACACAACTCATATTTTTAGGGTTTGTACCAACCAAAGTTACTTtccaaaattcattgtttataAATTTGCCTCcatattcaattttatttatcgatagattttacaccaTTAGATAGAAATTCACCGAATTCTCAAAGTTTGCTACATGAAAGATTTTGGCTTAGTTGTATCTTGGAGACAAATTTACTAATAGTGCTTTAGGTAGCAAACTCTTTGAGTGGAGGCAAATATTATCTTAAGCGAATTTATTtaagctattattattattatttttttttttttggtgttattTCATTATTTACCCCGTAAGCAACATTTACCATGGTGTATCAAACTGTGCTGAGTGCTGACTGAGAAGAAAGTAATTGCACTAACCAAACTGGGCTGCTGGCTAGACATGACTGAAGGTTTTGATTGgcgttatatatataatggtaaaACACTGCTAATGCATCACGTGGTTACATTATCTTAGTTCACATAGCAAGTGGAAATTAGAAACATAATAATTCAACAATTGACTAGTTTTGCACCTTCTAGTGGTATCGACATCAtatgccaaaaaataaaaaataaataaaggccaaagaatttcaaataaattgaaattttttagcgTTGGGAGTACACACTTGAATGAACCTTTGTTTAGTAGTGCTGattagcctcttttttttttttttttttgggttgagaaatAACAGCATTAATTGGAATTATGTCATATTAAACATTTGAGAGATGCCTTGTGTGCAGGGTAGCAGTGGCATTAACAATCGAGGATTTGTAATCATCCTAACTAAAACTACCAAACAAACATATGTACGTAGCTTTTGCATTGATTATACTAACAA of Quercus lobata isolate SW786 chromosome 8, ValleyOak3.0 Primary Assembly, whole genome shotgun sequence contains these proteins:
- the LOC115955805 gene encoding uncharacterized protein LOC115955805 isoform X1; protein product: MMSFQHKGFWMPSNAGCLTNGEMGYDNSSRIEQKRGHQWFMDATGPDLFQNKKQAVDAVIGRPESGGPHMAVFPWDNASGFQSVTGQFNDRLFGSEPLRTINLVDRNISSVDSGNMDIGIKGFENQYGKDPSVGLSMSHTIEDPSSCMGFGGIRKVRVNEVRDSDNCISESMGHSYSRADNGSISMGDTYNKNDENAISLGPKYNTGDENTISMGPTFSKVDNNFISIGFNKGNSSFITMGHNYSKTDDGILSMGQPFDKGDGNFISMGQSYEKGDSSVISLGTSYNKGHENFITMAPTYSKANESFMSISPSYDKRNDHIISMGPTYDKADANIVSMGPSYDKGDSSALSMGHNYNKGEGNTISFGGLRDETNPSGGIISTYDLLMSTQNPAQASHNPDQASQNQAQASQNPAQASDVSGQKDPVESNADPVVNEAPKANSKPDANCRNKEPKTTKKVPPNNFPSNVKSLLSTGMFDGVPVKYVSWSREKNLKGVIKGTGYLCSCDDCDKSKALNAYEFERHANCKTKHPNNHIYFENGKTIYAVVQELKNTPQEMLFDAIQNVTGSPINQKNFRIWKASYQAATRELQRIYGKDEVTLPS
- the LOC115955805 gene encoding uncharacterized protein LOC115955805 isoform X2 translates to MSFQHKGFWMPSNAGCLTNGEMGYDNSSRIEQKRGHQWFMDATGPDLFQNKKQAVDAVIGRPESGGPHMAVFPWDNASGFQSVTGQFNDRLFGSEPLRTINLVDRNISSVDSGNMDIGIKGFENQYGKDPSVGLSMSHTIEDPSSCMGFGGIRKVRVNEVRDSDNCISESMGHSYSRADNGSISMGDTYNKNDENAISLGPKYNTGDENTISMGPTFSKVDNNFISIGFNKGNSSFITMGHNYSKTDDGILSMGQPFDKGDGNFISMGQSYEKGDSSVISLGTSYNKGHENFITMAPTYSKANESFMSISPSYDKRNDHIISMGPTYDKADANIVSMGPSYDKGDSSALSMGHNYNKGEGNTISFGGLRDETNPSGGIISTYDLLMSTQNPAQASHNPDQASQNQAQASQNPAQASDVSGQKDPVESNADPVVNEAPKANSKPDANCRNKEPKTTKKVPPNNFPSNVKSLLSTGMFDGVPVKYVSWSREKNLKGVIKGTGYLCSCDDCDKSKALNAYEFERHANCKTKHPNNHIYFENGKTIYAVVQELKNTPQEMLFDAIQNVTGSPINQKNFRIWKASYQAATRELQRIYGKDEVTLPS